The Prosthecobacter algae sequence TGGTCAGGCGGAGGCGGGGTGACTAGATGAGGTGGGCCTGCGGAAAATCTTTCTTTTCTCCCAAGGGCTACGGGAGGTCACTCCCCTCTAAAATGAAAGCACTGCACCTTTTAAAATTTGTCATGGTGAAGACTCGGATTCTGATTGTTTGCGGCCTGTTGATCCCATGCGGCGTCATTCATGCCATGACCATGGCTCCAGAAATTACGGCTTACTTGAGCAGTGGTTCTGTTACAGAATTCGGGACACTCACTGGAACTTCGGCTCAGGTGACTGGATTTACCGATTTCGTTAAAGGTAACTGGAATGCGATCCTCAATGACCTCGACACTGTGGCACCTGATGAGAGGAGGCAACGACTCCTCATCTGTGCAGCAGAGTCGTTGTCGCCAAGCGACTACATGGATTTCTTGGCATTGCTGCTGGATAAGCATCAGGAAAACAAGGTGAAGAAGGCGGTGGCCATTGCAGCTCTGTCACCAGCAGCGAGGAAATACGGATTTTTGGCCTTCAATGATCAGCACCCCCAAGTCAGGGCCTTGTGTGAAAGAGCGAAAACCATCTTCGCCGATGTGGCAGACCTGCAAGATTTGATGAACGAAACGCTGAGCGGAGAACAGCGGAAACAGATAGGCGCTGCTTTGGCCTCAGAAAACCGAGCGCAACCCGAAATCCTGCCCACTCCATGATCCATCGCAGCTTTGGCCTCAAGCCCTTCGCCAAACACGCGGCTTTGCCTGCTCTATATCCTGTGGATCAAAAGAACCCAGAATGGTAAATCATGAGTATTTCAAATGTTGTGAGGTTTCGTCAGGCCTCTGCTTTTAACGGGCGGGGGCTGCGATTGGCTGTGCTGATGTCCGCCATTGCTTTTCAGGCTTCTTCCCAGGACGCAGCCAAGAGCCAAGATTGGGCACCGCTGATCCAAGCCGCGAATGCCATCTCCCTGGCAAATCCGATGTTGCTCAGAGACACGCCTGAGGCGGCTGCCCTGCGGGAACGAGTAGTCCATGCTTATGAAAATGGGGACATCGCCGGTCTGTCCTCCGTGATGCGTGCTCATCCACCTATGGAGCAGGCGGGGCAGGTTATTGCAGAAGGTCTGGCTGTATCGGTGAGATATTCCCCAGAGAGAATCGACGACCTGGCCACGCTGTTCATGGCATCCCTGGCCTGGCCGTACGACGGATGGTATGATTTCCCAAGAGGACATGTCACTTCAGATACTTTCAGGTCTGACTTGGGCGGAAAAGTTCTTGGTCTGCTCACAGGAAAAGGGGCGGCCGCTGATCCAGCTTTCAGCCGTGTTAATTCACAGCCTAACGACTGGCTTCGGGAGCATTTGGAAGCTACGCGTGGAAAGTTTGGAACGGAGGTGGATGCGGCGCTGGTACGGGCGCTGAAGGTCATTGCCGAAACGCCTCCAGCGCTTCGCAACCCGTTGCGTCCCGGACAGGTGATCGAGCCGTCTAATACCAGCCAGACCCCCAAACTTCCCGCCGTGAAGCCAGGCCCTTCGACGAAGACAAGCAAGGAAAAAACATGGCTCCAAGAGCAAGGTGTGACATCAGACAAAGTCTCCACCTGGGTGATGATTCCGACGGCCCTGGCCGCTAGCGGTCTGCTGTGGTTATTGCTGAAGAAGAGGCAGTGATGGGAGAGGGGCCAAGGAGCGGGACTTGCCAAGTCCCGTGGTTTGGGGGTGTTGGGGGCGGACGAGGATCGGAGGTAGTTTGGGGGCTTTTTTACAGGATTGACAAGATGGACAAGATTAACAGGAAGTGTGGCAAGGGGGCGAAGGGGGTGTGTGAGCTTTCGAAAGCGCCAGAGGACTGGCGCAGTCCAGGACGCTTCGCGGCGGATGGAGGTTCAGGGGCCGGGACTTGGCAAGTCCCGCTCCTTGGGGGGGGAGGAAGCTCGAGGGACGTAAGAGCTTTCATGCAGGCCACCCGCTGGCGCGGGCAGCTACGGGATGTAGCGGCGCCCGCCAGGGCGTGGGGAGGGCGTGCGTGCGCGGGTATTGGGGCCGATGAAGGTGGCCTAACGGGAGGTGTGGCATGGGCCTGTGCGGCCTTTTTTACCAGGGCCAGAGGATGAGGAGGGCGGTGCCGGTGAGGAGGGCGAGGGCGAAGGCGGCGGCGGTGCGGAGGAGGAGGGCGCGCGAGCCGAGGAGGGCGACGGTGCCGAGCTTGAAGATGAAATTGGCCATGGCGGCGATGAGGATGGCGTGCCAGGCGAGGCGGGTGCTGATGCTGCCGGTGGCGGCCATCTGGGCGGTGGAGAGGGTGATGGCATCCATATCGGTGAGGCCGGAGATGGCGCTGATGGCGTAGAGGCCGGTCTCGCCAAAGCGGGCTTTGGCCTCGGCGACGCCGTAGAGGACGAGGGCGTAGAGGAGGCCGAAGAAGAGGGCGGATTTGAATTCGGCGGGGTTTTTGGGCTCCTCCATTTCGCTGGTGTGGCGGCGGCTGATGAGGTGCAGGGCGGCGGCGATGAGGAGACAGGCGCCGAGCATGATGCTGAGGGGCGGGGCGAGGGCGCGGAGGGTGCCGGGGGCGACGACGGCGATCTCGATGAGCACGCGCACGAGGGCGATGCAGGAGGCGAGCATGATGATGAAGGCACCGATGGGGGCGAGGGCGGCATCGGTGGCGCAGCGGCGGGCGAAGCTGACGGTGGTGGCGGTGCTGGAGACGAGGCCGCCGATGATGCCGCCGAGGAGGAGGCCGATGCGGGCGCCGAAGCATTTATAAATGACGTAACCGCTGAGGCTGATGCCGACGATGAAGACGACCATGAGCCAGATTTTGAAGGGATTCCATACGCCATAAGGGCCGTAGGCTTGATTGGGCAGCACGGGCAGGATGATGATGCTGATGAGGACGAGCTGCATGATGGCGCGCATGTCATGCGGGCCGATGGCGGTGACCATGCGGTGCATGGGGCCTTTGAGATGCAGGAGGATGACCATGATGCCGCCGAGGACGAGGGCGGGGCCGATGCTGCCGAGGACGATGTAGGCCCCGACGGCATAGAGGAGGAGGGCGGCGAATTCGGTGGTGGTGCCGGCGTCGTTTTCGCCGTTGCGGAGCTTGGCGTAGTTGGCAAAGATGACGATGGCGGTGACGGCGAGGAGGCCTGCGGCGAGGATCCAGGGGGTGGTGACGGTGGAGATCTGGGCGCAGATGGTGCCGAGGAGCGCGATGAAGGGGAAGGTGCGGATGCCGGCGATGGTGCTTTCGGACCGTTCGCGCTCCAGCCCGAGGAGGAGGCCGAGGCCGAGGGAGATGAGGAGCTGCTGGAGGGTGAGGAGTTCGGGTGGGGTCATGGGCCGGGGGCTGGGGGCTGGGGGCTCGGTGTGAGGAGATGAGGCTGGGGGGTGGGGTGGGTTTGGGAAGTTTTTTGATGGGGCGGTGGCTGGGCGAAAACGGGCTGCTATGGGTTTGCGGTGCTTTTGGTTAGGTGTGGACTGGCTCTTTAGCCGAGGGAGGTGGGCTGGAGGTCCATGGCGGCGCGGTGGGTACCATCGAGGTAGGTGGGCACGGATTCATGGATGTGGATGATGCGCCAGTGGTGGTCGATGAGGCGGAGGCAGAGGGTCTGGCGGAACCAGAAGTTGGTCTGCTGGCCGTCGCTGCGGGCACCGGTGATGCGGTTGAGGCTGTTGGTGAAGGCGAGCTGGCCACTGGTGGTGAGGGTGAGCTGGCGGACTTCGTAGCCGATGTCGCCTTCGAAGGTGCGGAACCAGGCTTCGACGTTTTCCAGGGGCGGGGCTTCGGTCTCGAGCGGGGGCGAGAGGAAGAAGCGGACGGTCTGGGTGGCGAAGAGGCTGAGGACGGCGGGGACGTCTTTGCGGTGGATTGCATCGGTCCAGGTCTGGATGGTGGCGCGGACCTGGGATTCGGCCTCATGGGGGGAGGTGGGGGTGTTCATGCTTCTGAATCGCAGGGGAGGCGGCGGGTGGGTGGGTCAAGGTGGTCAAGGGTGGTCAAGGGTGGTCAAGGGTGGTCAAGGGTGGTCAAGGGGGGTCAAGGGGGGTCAAGGGGGGTCAAAGGGGGTCAAGGGGGGCAAGGGGGGCGAGGGGGGCGAGGGGGGGGAAATGGCGCGGAGTGTCCTGTACTGGGCCAGTCCTCTGGCGCTTTCGAAAAGCTCATCCGTCTCCGATCTGTCCCAAAGATAGGACCTAGACGACCTCCAGGTCTTATCTTCCCCCTCGAACCTCGCAACTCGACGTGAGAAGAGTTGGTTAGGGCCGCTGCGCGTCCAGTGGGTTTCGGATGCGGACAAAGTGTCCGCGCTCCTCTCACGTCTAGTGGCGGACGGGGGCTTGAGAACTCTCGAAAGCGCCAGAGGACTGGCGCAGTCCAGGACGCTTCGCGGCTTCTTGACCTTTGATCTCCTTGACCCCTTGACCTAGCCCTGAACACCGACCCGATTTAAACATCCGGAGTCGAGAGCGGGGCCGAATCATGAGTGTGGCTGTGGCCCGATGTGCCTGCGTGGTGGGCGGGGCGGCGGCGCTGTTTTTTTAACGGAGGTTTTTTATGAAACGTGTGATCTTTTTTGGACTGGGGCTGCTGGGCTTTTCTGGCGGGGTGTGGGGGCAGGTGCCGCAGGATGCGCAAGCGCAGCCGGTGCTGCCGCCACAGACGGCGCTGATCAGCCAGGAGGCGGCGTGGTGGCTGGCGAATCCGCAGGCGCTTTTCCTGCAGTTGGATGTGGATAAGGACGGGCTGCTGAATGCGGCGGAGTTTTCCCGGGTGGGCCTGCTGAGCACGCAGGTGGTGGTACCGGGGGCGGCGGTGAATGGGGCGCCTGCGACGAACAGCTTTAATCCGCCTACGGGGGTGAAGCCGACGGATGGGGCGAAGGGGCCGTTCACACCGCCGCCGTGGGTTTCGCCAGGGAGCCAGGGCGGGGCGGCGACTGCGCCGATGAGCCCGGCCACACCCGCGCGGACGGGCCAGTGAGCGGGGAAGGTGCTTTTGGTTAGGGGCGGATGCGGCCGAATGGGCGGCGAGCGACGATTTTGTTTGGTGCAGCGGTGATGACCTTGAGGGTGATGCAGTCTGCATATCTAAAATCGAAACAAATTCTAAATATCATGAAATATCCATTGTTTAAGTCGATGCTGGTGGCTGGAATTGCACTGGCCCCTGTGGCGGGCATGGCGCAGTCTAAGGGCGGTGCGGTGCCGGAAAGCCCGAATGCACCGTTGCTAAAAAACGATGGTGAAGGCAAGGACGGTGACCGCAAGCCGGGTGACCGGCCTGCACGCCTGAGCCCGGAGGAACGCGCAAAGCAACTGGCAACGATGTTTGACCGCCTGGATGCGGATGCGAATGGCAATCTGAGCCGTGAGGAATTTGCGAAGATGGGGGCGCGCCAGCCACGCAAGAAGGGGGATCGCAAGGGCAAGGAAGGTGGTCCTGCCGCGAAGCAGGCCGAGGAGGAAAAGGCGATGAAGAAGGCGGCTGAGGAGAAGAAGGAGGCCGAGGAGAAGGCGATGAAGAAGGCAGCCGATGAGAAGAAGGAGTCGACTGAAAAGGCTGCCCAGGAGGCTGAGGCGAAGACGCCTGAGAAGACGCGCACGACGGGCAGCACCGGCGGCACGGGCAGCAGTGCCAGCGGCAGCCAGGCCGATGGCAGCGCGGCCACAGGAACGACGGCGCCGAAGCCGTAAGTCACTCGGGCTGCAAGGCCTGATTTTTATCACCCTGCCTGTGTCGCTGACCGGGCGGGGTTTTTTGTGCCTGCGATGCGGGGTGGCGGTCGTTGGGCGTTGATTTTTCAACCACGGAAGGTGCGGAAGGCACGGAAGGTGGGGATGACTGACGGGGAGCGGGGATTTTTAGACAGGATTGATAGTCCCGCAGTCGCGGGAAGGGTTAACAGGAAGTGTGGTAAGGGGGCGGACGGGAGCAGGTGAGCTTTCGGTAAGCGCCAGGGGACTGGCGCAGTAC is a genomic window containing:
- a CDS encoding MgtC/SapB family protein: MTPPELLTLQQLLISLGLGLLLGLERERSESTIAGIRTFPFIALLGTICAQISTVTTPWILAAGLLAVTAIVIFANYAKLRNGENDAGTTTEFAALLLYAVGAYIVLGSIGPALVLGGIMVILLHLKGPMHRMVTAIGPHDMRAIMQLVLISIIILPVLPNQAYGPYGVWNPFKIWLMVVFIVGISLSGYVIYKCFGARIGLLLGGIIGGLVSSTATTVSFARRCATDAALAPIGAFIIMLASCIALVRVLIEIAVVAPGTLRALAPPLSIMLGACLLIAAALHLISRRHTSEMEEPKNPAEFKSALFFGLLYALVLYGVAEAKARFGETGLYAISAISGLTDMDAITLSTAQMAATGSISTRLAWHAILIAAMANFIFKLGTVALLGSRALLLRTAAAFALALLTGTALLILWPW
- a CDS encoding YybH family protein; this translates as MNTPTSPHEAESQVRATIQTWTDAIHRKDVPAVLSLFATQTVRFFLSPPLETEAPPLENVEAWFRTFEGDIGYEVRQLTLTTSGQLAFTNSLNRITGARSDGQQTNFWFRQTLCLRLIDHHWRIIHIHESVPTYLDGTHRAAMDLQPTSLG